The genome window GAATAGgagtcaagaaaaaaaaagactataAGGACTAGCCCCGATCTTAAGAAGGCATTCTATGTAAGTAGGGGATCAAATCCGAGCTGGCTCACTCCACTCTAATGAGTTTatctgcttctcatgctcattttactgattctgcatccGTTGCTTCATTTGATCCCTATGATGTTAGACATGCCTTATCTGCTTCAAATTGaatcaatgtcatgcataaagagcttgaaaattttgagagaaactaagttggGGTCCTTGTAGAGCTACCCCTTACTGTTCACATAAAACAAATATATGGAATGGGTCTGTAGCAAGAAACAAGGCTGGACTAGTAGTTTAGGGTTTCATTCAAATTGAAGAGATAGACTTtgaagagacctttgcaccgggAGCTAGGCTAGAAgtcattaggatcctcctagcATTTACGGCATCTCAGggtttcaagctatatcaaatggatgtcaagagtgtttTCTTAAATAGTTTCATACAGCAAaatgtctatgtcaagcaaccacCAGGCTTCAAGCACCCCAAGTAATCTcacagagtatacaagctttatAAATCATTGTATGTGCTTAAGAAAGCATCCATGGTTTAGTATGATAGGTttaggtctttcttgttagagTATGGGTATGTTATGAGCTGTTAAAGAATAACATGAGCGACGCGTAGCCCTTGGCAACACTGATGGCTACATCGACTGTGCTTTAtctagatgaagatggagaAGCAGTGAACTAACGGGAGTTCACCTCTAGTACCTGACGGTGACAAGGCCggacatccacttcgccgtcTGTTTCTACACGCGCTTCCAAGCTTTATTGATGACGTTTCAccaccaagcggtgaaacacattaTGAGGTACCTCAGGTACACTCTCAAGTATGGACTTTGGTTTTCTACTGCATTTTCattttctcttcgaggtttttccgatgcagattttgctggttataaaattgacagaaagagtacctctggtattTGTCATTTTTTAGGTACTTCTATTGTGTGTTAGTCTTCTCACAAATAGTCTAGCATTACGCAGTCTACTGCTAAAGCTGAATAAGTAGTTGCTGCTAGCTGATGCTCACAAATTTTATGAATGGTTACTACTTTGAAGGATTTTGGATTATATTTCCAGAGTGTACCACCTTTTTTTAAACAACATCAGTACCATAAGACTAGCCAATAATCCAGTCCGGCACTACAGAATCaaatacatagatgtgagatttcacagTAGGTtcttttttaatgaatttttaTATCGATCCTTGAtacaaactgatagtgatactcCATTACCGTCAGTTCGTaaggagccgacagtgatagatggatatataaaactatttatGCAGTAGTGTCTACCAGTGAAAGGTCGATGTCATGTCTCGGCACCCACTCCATCTTCCGACTTTCCTAGATAAATTTTTGGATATTCTCTCTGTTGAATACCTATTGGTACTTTAATTCCTAGCAGGGGTCGCTCGTTATGATGGCGCAGCACGCCTTGCGCGTCCTCAATCGGGCAGCTGCCACACCAGGTCCTCCTGCCActcttccatctcttcttgatctGTTTCCGCTTGCATTGGCGATGGCTCCCTCGCTGTCACGTGCAGGGGCAGATGGATGGATTCACGGAGGATCGTCGGCCGAAGTAATCTGGACCCCTGGAGATGACCGTGTCGTGAGTTTGGGCCAATGGGAAACTGGTAAGGCTGTCTGATGGGCTTGTTGTGAGTCTGCGTGTGGTCCTGGGAACAAGCCCGAGCGAGCAGCATAGAGTTGACCTCGAATGGACGGAGGCGGCACGAGCACGGAGCACGAGCCTCTCCGTCCCCCGCGAAACACGTGCTTCCGCAGGGCGGCGACGCGTAATGCAGAAAATTTTATGAGATTTGATTTTATATACAGATTTTTTtatggtatatatttttttttcctctcagcTATACGTGATAGCCATTTAATCAGGGAAAAGCGTTATGGATCAGAGTCTCGTAGTAGTCTTTCGATGAAGAGTCTTATAGAATTTCTTTCCGATATGTACGGGTACGACAATGCAGAAAAGAGATAAGTATAATGGTGGGATAGCAAAAACCAAGTCTCGGGAACAATTCAATTGCAAATACAAGTCGACAAGCGTATCCATGCCCTGCTACTATGTCAAACAAGCTTATCCGCGTGGCATTATTAGCTGCTTAATTATATACGGTCTCTTACTAAGGTCGCGCTTTCGGTACTGGACTCTCAAAATGTAGTTCAGGATCTTAATTTGCACTCTATTCATTCTGGTGCTTGTGACTTTATAATTTGGAATCGTTCAAATTCTATTTTGGTGCTAGAATCATATGTGAAAACAAGTTACTGCCCCCCAGGCTGCCTCACCTGAGCCGGGCAGAGGATCTCATCCTCCTTCCGCGGTTGTGCCGCCGATCGAAAGGCGTCTTCAATAAGTATATTTCGTTTGTAAAGTGATTTCACATCGCAAGTATGAGAAGCAGAATGACGCCACTTCTAGAGGCAAATCCTCACTTTAAGAATTCAGAAAGTAGTTGTACCGCTCTTTACAAGTCTAGAATTGCATTTGAGCTGCTGCATGCACTTGTTCTGCAGCCAAATGCCTGTGAAAAGTGCCAAACAACGATCGAGATATATGTATAATATAGTTGAACCAACTGCTTCAACCCGACCAATAATTAGCCTCAGAGCTAATAATGTATCGACAATTTAAATTCGTTCGAAAGAATTCGACAGTTCGACCGAAACATTGATCCAAGAATATAGTAATCCGTTGCCAGTTGACACAAGCAACTCAACTACAAAGTACaacatatttataaatttatatatttatttgagcCGGTCGTAAGCACATCCGTGACCTGAGCAACAGTAGCAGTACGATATACCATGACTATTCCATCTTGTCTGTTATAAGATGATGAAGTCCCAATGTCAACTTAGCCCTTACCAATTTGTCAACTACCCTCTCCCTATCCTTGTGTGTGTTGAGCAGCATGAAAGGAATAGAAAGGGCGAGAGCACGGTGCCACCTATAGTGAAATCATACACATCACTTGAGAGCGATTCCTGCTGTTCGATAAAAGTAATTGTAGGCAGAGGAAGGAGCAAGAGAGAATGCACTCGATTGTATTGAGCTGCATATACGGACAAATTGATCCAAAAGTTCTAAGTTAACGAAAAAGGTGAATAATTTACTTATACTTTAACAAATTGGAATACGAGGCAAGTAAACTTTTACTTTATACATTTGATATTTGAAAGACTTTGTAACACGCAGTGCGTGAAATTTTTGTCTAACGCTGCGTTATAATTCCTCCAATCTACAAGTGTGTTTTTCCTATCCTATATATTTACACCCCTACTAGAACTTTTCCTTCCAAATGAATTCATTTTTCTcctacacattttttttttgttagaagAAAGCCCTTAGCTAGCTGCCGCAAATGTGGCTCAAGGTGTCCTGAAAGATcgcactgtttttttttttttgaaatcctGAAGATCATGACGAGGGATATATAATTAATGATTCAAAATATTACTAGAAATATGGTATATTTTAAGATATAATCTCTATTGTACATGTGTCTATTTTCATGCAAAGGTTTCTAGAAGCCACTATGTACTATACTGACCTGTTCTCCCAGGAGAAGATATATGTACTTGGAAAAGGAACTCTAGATAAGTAATCAAATGTTCCGAATACTCCGAGAGATACAAATTAAATCGATTACACTTAGTAATTCAAGTAGGACACAATATCTCTCCGTCCGACTATATAATCATGCATTGGTACAATCAAGAAAACTCAGTTTAACCCAATTGAAGTCAACTCAACTGAAGGAGATTCTAGCTCTCAAGACCAGATGAAGAACTCGACTAGCTAAAAAACTCACCGAATAGTTTTAGATTTAAATCTAGATATTTTATATTATAATTTCTTTCCTAAGTCAATATATAGCTCAAAGCAACATATTGAACGCAAGTCTATTATACTCCAGAAAGCCAGCACCTATCTACATCACACGTTCTTTATTCCGATCTACATTGAATAGCTACTAGCTACCGGCCAGATAATCTATATCGATCCTATATAAATATTGCATTATTACATTGTCGTTTTACTAAACTGGTGGATCACTCCTTCGGGTGACTCCAGATTCCAAGCCTATATATATGGTACCCTAGCTATCAAGTAATACAAGCATAAAGCTCAGGCTTAACACGATTACACACAAATCAAAAGGAGACTTATAGCTTTTACCTAAGCTAACACACACCTGGTTTAACCGTAAGCTAAGAGCAAAAATGTCGCCGCGAACCCAACTGGCTCTTCTACCTCTagccaccctcctcctcctcgccgcctctcCCTTCCTGGCCTACGCGCAGCAGACGGCGCTGACCGACCCGGTGGCCACTGACGCCTCCTGCACCAACCCGGCGGTGGACGGCGCTTGCCACAACGTCCCGAAGGCGCTGCGCCTGAAGCTGATCGCCATCCCGACGATCCTCGTCGCCAGCGTGATCGGGGTGTGTCTGCCGCTCTTCTCCCGCGCCGTGCCGGCTCTCCGCCCCGACCGCAACCTCTTCGTTGTCGTCAAGGCCTTCGCGTCGGGGGTCATCCTCGCCACGGGGTACATGCACGTGCTCCCGGACTCCTTCAACAACCTCAGCTCGCCCTGCCTGCCGAAGAAGCCGTGGGGCGACTTCGCCTTCACCGCCTTCGTCGCCATGCTCGCCGCCGTGTTCACGCTCATGGTGGACTCGCTCATGCTCACCTTCTACAACCGGAGCAGCAAGCGCGGCAACACCTCTGGCCGACGCGCAGGCGCGGCGGCGGTCGCTGACCATGAGAGCCCGGCACATGGGCACTGGCATagccacggccacggccacggcgaCATCGTCGCGGCCGAGTCCGCGGTGGTCGCCAAGCCCGAGGACAACGAGGCCAGCAAGGTGCAGCTGCGCCGGAACCGCGTCGTCGTTCAGGTAATCCTTTTTGCTGTCCGACAAGCTAGTTAAATGCACAGCTTCTAACACGATTCCCAGAGCACCTCCGCGTCCGTACGTGCTTGCGGAATCTCAACGGTGCCTTCCGGTACGTACGTTTCTAGCTAAATTATGTTTGGAAACCTTCGCGATTGGTTAAACAATCACATGCTAGTGCTTAAATATCAGATAGATCCTTCGGGAGTAGTTCGAGACCGATAACGACTCCCCATTCTGAATTGAAATATTAGCAACTATTCAACTATTAAGTATTATTCGTCCAATTCGTCCAAACTTCTGACTGTTTAATTTGATATATgtcattttgatatatattatatttagtCCTACATGTGAAAGTGAGTAGCATTTAATCTTTATACATTATTGTGCTATACTGTATAATTTCAGCACTTAATAAAACTTAGTAGCTTCAAAAAATGCATTTTAGAAACAACGCAAACTAAGCCAAGTGCCATTTGTTTTTCGATTTATAACTATTACCTTGTAACACGACTCATAGATAGGGCATCCCCAGATTTCAGTTTGCCGCACAATTTTAGGGTGTCGAGACTTgcactacttaaaaaactattttttaacatCTAGGATGCCTTTCCACAAATTGCTCATATGACAAACTGTCTGAATAGTTAGTGGAACCCCTTCAGTTTCTTACGACAGTCGCttgtggatatgattttcagagacagttccttatgtgaaccatctGTGTAAATTAAATATCATTTTCAGAGACGGTTCTTTATATGAATCGCATTTGAAAATAGAATGATTACTAtatgcggttcacataagaaactatCTATGTAAAAGGTTATTTTCAGATATGATTTCTTATGTAAATCGTCTTTGAAAATAGGATGATTATCACAGATAGTTTATTATATGAACTGTCTCTAGTAATAGATGATAGCTTATCATAacaaattcataattttttcttatgaagttggatgaggacaaactttatataaaaattatagctctcgataagatatataactttgtagttaaatttttttcatttaaaatcataagatgtccaaataatcgtttgtaGTTTTAgataaaagagaacaaaagaattgcatatgctattagtaCCATTAGTACTTCagtggtgagatggtaaggatgtAACACGCGAGCCGAGATATCCTaggttcgagtgccacgaaccgcacATGCTCGTATTTCACATGAAAAATTGTGTGACTTGTGATTTGCGACGGTGCGACCTCTGATCGagcaaaaaaatatcaattcgaGAACCAACTATCAGAAGCGATCCGCTTAAacaaccacctgtggaaataggAATtatcacatataattttttaagtgaACCATCTCTGATAATCGGtttccacaggcagtttctTTTATGTCTGTGAAAATCATCTATTTCCACATACCTTCGATCAGAGACAGTTTGTTAAATACCTCTATAAATAGGTTATCACCTGCCTCTAGAAACTGTTTTTTATAGTGTTGGAATCAATTCCATACACCTATGGATCAATGCGAAAATATTTGAAGCGTCGTTGCAAACTTTGGATCTCGAACTGAAAAGTCTAATAATACTTATCTACATAGTGATTACCAGTTGCATTAACTATTCAAATCAATGAATTATGGACTCACAAAGTAACAACATATATAAACACATACAGCATCGCTCCATGTGTTGGCCCCAAGCTGTGCCATCCTGAGATGGAGGGTGAAGATGGAGTGATCTTTATTCACATGTCCACCTCGAGGAGTCGAGGGGTAACCGTACGTCGTTGTTGCACGTTTGGCCATGAATGGAGGCTGGCGAAGCAAGATGGCATATAGTGTAAGATGGAAGGGGATGTGtatgggagagaggggagggttGGTTGAAGGGGacaaagttattttcttttcaagtttattttaaaattatgaTGTGTATCCTACTTAGAGAGGGATGAATCTAGTTCTATATGTACACCTGTTAAAAATCCCTAAGTTATATGCCTGTTTATGTAGCATATTTTCGAACCAACTTGTAAAATAAACAATAGATATGCGCTTAGAGATACCATAACTAAACTGATGAAAAATTTATTTTCCATGTGCGTAGAATTGTTTAACATATCAGTTCAGCTAAATTAGTAAAAACCCGGACAGCTATCTGTTTCATCTTTGACTTTGTCTTATCGAAACTTAAAAAAAGTATTTTTACTGAGATCAAATGCATGTCCTGCCAACGACATGACGTACCTGGCTAGGTACGGAAAGCTAAGTGTGCACATAACAATGTTGTTTAACTTATGAAACATGTCAGGTAGTGTGGACTTAAACCAGTTTGCAAAACCATGTGCTATCTGCTTAGACTCGATTGTCCGGTTCACAttgattttatgtttttttgttCGAAGGTCGTAGTACTAGTAACATCCATGACTAACAGTTCTACCAAATGCTTTTAGATATATAATCTCTCCTGTCTGAAATAAGTATCATTTTAAATATCAGTCTACAAAATACaatttttaactatttttttaatatattgataaaatataaaaaaaatattattatgagAGCACATTTCGAGATAAATCTACTTGTgtcattttcaaatatccaaactcaatatataaaaaataatttatagtcAAAGTTTAAAATAGTTGACAGCACTTAACCcaatttgatatttattttggactaAAGGGAGTATATAGTAAGTATATCTAGGaacttttatttattatttatcgatgGAACAAAGTTACTAGCACGCAGCTAGCTAGCCAAAATCCGGGAATACTATACGTTGCATAGGTGCTCGTTAGCCCCCATTCGCACACCCCCGCCATCGTGTCTCCGACATTCTCTAGCTCATCAGtgaattagggttagggttttgagGTTGCCGAGATTGGAATTTAGGGATTGGATGACCTCTAGGCTTAGAGGGATGTCCTTGCCAATGGCCGACCTGCAGTAGTAGCGGGTGGTGGGCGGGGTGGTGAGGTGGTAGTGGAGTTATGAAAATAGTCCGATGAAACCAGGTTAGTGCGGCGGTGAGCGACGGGCACAAATATGTTAGCGGAGACATCGTTGGAGACGGAGGTTGAGGGCGGGGCTGGGGAACACGATGAGAAAAGCTCGCCGAAGTTGAGGAAGAAAAAGGGGTGAGCAAGAACTCACCAACGGTAGAGATGACACCGGATAGCTACGGGGAGGCGATGGAGGGGTGGCACGGGTGGGCTCGTGGTGTGCGAACGGGGCTAATGAGGCAATGTATAATAGGTCCCCACCAAAAGCCTATTCAAAACATGGGAGTTCCCCAGTTTATAAGTTATCTGATTTCTCTTAAGCATAAGTCAACTTTTCTGACCAGGGGGTCCTATATCTAGCTAGTAACTTTCTTATTTCGAATATGTTTCCATGGCTGATTTCCTTCTCTTCAACACCGCTTGACGGCTGCACGCATACAGGTTCTTGAGATGGGTATCGTGGTGCACTCGGTAGTGATCGGCCTGGGCATGGGCGCGTCGCAGAGCGTGTGCACCATCCGGCCGCTCGTCGCCGCGATGTGCTTCCACCAGCTGTTCGAGGGCATGGGCCTCGGCGGCTGCATCCTCCAAGCCGAGTATGGCATGAAGATGAAGTCGGCGCTGGTGTTCTTCTTCTCGACGACGACGCCGTTCGGGATCGCGCTGGGGCTGGCGCTGACCAAGGTGTACAAAGAGAACAGCCCGACGGCGCTGATCGTCGTCGGCCTGCTGAACGCGGCGTCGGCGGGGCTGCTGCACTACATGGCGCTGGTGGAGCTCCTGGCCGCCGACTTCATGGGGCCCAAGCTGCAGGGCAGCGTCAGGCTCCAGCTCGTGTCCTTCCTCGCGGtcctcctcggcgccggcggcatgTCCGTCATGGCCAAGTGGGCGTGACGTACGCCGACACGACTATATGTATCTGCGTGCATGCGACAGGGAGTGCAACCACTGTATGTATTTGACCGTCCGCGCCCAGTATTTGTGGTCATGTAGACATGTAGTTCTTCAGCTTTGCTCCGTGTCGATCACTAGCTGCAGCAAGCCGGCAGAACATGTATGTTGCTGTAAATGTGCGACGTCCGTAGTACAAGAAGTGTTGTATTTTGTGTACGTAATTTGGTTACATGTTTTGTGTTGTTGTAAATAGTGAACTGGATTAGTGTTGTATTTTGCTCATGATAATACCAGTCGTCCATGCCACCAGCTGTACCATAGTACTACTTGTACCTGGTTGTTAGATATTATGCCTCAAATTTACAGGTAGAGTTTTTCCATGTTAAAGCTCACGCCTGCTGTGTTCATAAATCGCAACACTGGCTGTGTACAGAAGATGATGTACCTTACTTGGTGTGTTACGTATACCACGCCTGCACTAATCCAGTTCACAATCACAAGCCACCAGCTCGGTCTCGCAGGAGGTGAAGTTACTGATGCTGAACTCGATCGGTAAAGAATGCGTCGGCACACACCCACACAGCAGTTTACCATGCAACAACGACGTAACTCTGCTAGCTTATATCCAGTAGTCCAGCCTTCACATGCAAGGTTGCGATCGATCGTCTTGATTTGTTGCTGTCTTATTGGTCACGGGCTTTGAAGCTCCACGAGAAGAACGAAGATTAAACGCTCGCAGCGGCCATTGTCACCACAAAGatgtcgagtttttttttatatttaatatttaaataaatagacttctgATGGTAAGATTTACAGAAATATATGTCTACCGTTTTCTGAAAGAGCTGCAACCCTTTCAGAGAGCGGTTAGCATGCCACGGTGGCAGTGCCACCCCTTACCGCCATCTGAGAGTACAGTTAGCCCCCttgccaccctctcaggggCAGTGAGCCCCACCgcttgaaaatttatttttttatacgtcaatttgaaaaatattgcatattcattcggtgaaaaatattaGTTGTGCAAAAAGTGGTCAAAACGGTATCACAGAGTAGTTacttttttaaattttggatcgatgtaaatttgtcaatatttgtttatttatgtgATGTAAACttatatgagtaattttttttaatgtaatgttgggaggatataaaatctattttttttaacaattgtagttgtgaagcactattAGCATAATACCCGgcacggaggttacatacgatgacaaacattacatgggacatgtGGTTTGTCGTTGCTGCGCGAATAGatcctaaccataaagacaCGATGACAACAAACGTTGACATGTATGGTACGCCTAAAGATCAATTTAATAGTGTGTCGCTGCTAATCCTAGCATGCCTTAATGAGTGAAAATATGCCGGGTTAtagtagatgctctctactgagtgcacctaggatatttaccctttctCTGGGCATCGGGGCCccccgccttagcgcgacgggccctctctcACTTCGTTGCCCTCTCTACTTCGCGTGCTTGAGCCGCGGCGAGCTCctgcgctgccttcctcatgtgctcctcctcctaccaCTTTAGTTGTAGTTTCTGCTGTTGTTGCTTGTACTCCCGgcgttcgtacgcttccctcctccaccgcatgctcatgtcgacccaccgcttctggtctttattttgctccatatcgagcCATTCAAAGAAGTCGTAGATAGGTATAgaagactggacaaataaaataagatgtgAGATTAGTAAAATAGTGTGTGAAATTGTATGGAACAAGATGTGGAAAGTACCACATGACTGATCtatgttgctataccggtgggtactcatacagttcatgttgaggcttgtcgtattggtagttggtacacatgaagaagtgtaggccatatgtgtaggagatgtcctgtgactcgcgaagcctacaaaagtcaccatagaagcacatcAGCTGTTAGACCCCCTGGGGAATGAAAATCcctcaatgtttcttgggtgggcttggtggagctgaggaagacattgcagttgagagaggtgaggagggaatggtctatccatggatgagggtaaGGTTATTTATGATGCCCGGGGGCTGATACATGGACTGAGTACATGGGCTTGACTGGGGGCTAGAGCATAGGATTCCTTGTGAAAGATGGAAAAGTTGTGACATTGATGCTAGATAGAGATTCCTTGTGTcaagatagaggtgttgtcatttaatttatgattaaagctctgtcgtgtggtcacttcatgtctgcAGCCTGCCTCAGGACAGaggtattgtcatttcatggttaaagttgagtcgtgtggtcattTCGTGTCTAAAGCCAGACTCATGACAGaggtgtcgtgtggtcactttcgtgtataagtagcttagTAATAAATgtttttctagctctgtcgtGAACAGTTCATACAAAGATGAGGACGAGGAATGAGTCAACCTAttgaagaaatgcaactagcgtgcggtcacatATGATTAAGAAATGTTGTAgtgacatggtaagtagactATAGAAAGTAGACACATCCGAAAATGTAAGACTTGTTCGCGAATCGAAGATACATtatgaaataaatatgtaagttacaatagCAAAGGTAAAATCCTACTGATGTCTCTCCCACCACAGTCAGccattcccaccatcatggtcccaaAGCCGTTGCCACTGGTTctccctcacgtggcccctagagtaagTTAGGGTGTCCGGTGGACCAACCTGTCTGGTAAGACTAATAGTGATCACAGGTGTCGAGACCTCCACCTGGGTCTGCTACTTCCGAAGTGGAGCATTGGGCAACTGGGACCGCGTGACGACGCCGTAGTCCGGTGTGGCcctgaagaagtccctcacgaggtcgaacggggggtctagcccaggctcatcctcctgactcgggtatgacGACTGCGAATGCGTGCACTCACAGTAGTCAACCTACTTCCCCCTGAATACGTGCACCCAGTACggacaatcaggcaccaaacacctGACGTCATAGTCCCTTTTgctcgacttcacaaccttgaactgcctccgaagagacagcgaccagaatttcactgcatcaataacaacctccctattagggtacatagcaccctgggaaacctcgttctcatgatattcccatggTGTTCGATGAGCCTCACTgaccactagctttgaaaattcagAATTTCTCCACTATGcaggaacatgagcatttcTTACATCGTCGGATGAATTCTCATCAgcaatggcttcctccagctcttgatcctctatcttcatcttttcaattatgctagggatgtgctccccctcatcggctacacccctcggttgcatctcacgcACATCTCCAACATCTTGCTCGTCCCCCATATTTGCCgggtctgcttcatccaccactgcctGACTTATTCCTGCTACTACTTCTATaaagtttatctctgttggatccttctggtacgcctcagctagcaACTTAAGTGGGAGACCatgttcacatgatatatcaacGTACtacctccaagtagatgtcgtaTTAATCAGGATGAGCTCCCCAAAATACCCTTGAGCAGCACGGCTTAGCACAACTTTCAGCTTAAGCTTATGTTGTTgtggatccagttgaaaatggtgcatcagccacttgcatatacccactatggtcctcttattggctctactaagtcccttaatGATATGttgaaatccagagagatctacaccgttaggaccataactaatttgaccttcaccataatatatctaaaaatataatttatcagatatccctggaaacatctgaaaatatatccaatgttaatactgaaaaactatacttctgattttcgaaactctaacaaaattaccgacaccaatgatcacctaacaatacatttatttaatattgctcctaagcaaagtaaccaatttaaactaattaatcatccatctatttaataaagtttctaattagctataattattacttacataattattctgtaaaatctagataatcaaaactactatactctaaatactactatacatctaatagctatcctaccatgtcgaaattgatctttacaatatactacaaaagacagCATATCCTacctttctaaaccctaggtcgtaTATAATATAACTACTGTTATGCCGCTAAatcctagatctagtggtactttaattactaataaaaacataagtcaaAAAAATTACCAGAAATCAAGATCCAAAATCTGCAGATCAAAAACAGTAGAGCTTCGCcacgctgcctccctctcctctactctcctctcctccccctctgtttctttttttcagatttaaatGGCTATTTTGACCgatttttagcctttttataCTAGTGCAGGGGTGGGGATCGGAGCCTAACAACTcactgagagggcggtaagaggTGGCACTGCCACCGTGATATCTTTACCACCTTTTAAAAGGGTTGCAGCCTTTTCAGTGGACGATAGACGTCTGTTTCTGTAAATCTTGTCATCaaaagtctatttatttaaatattagatataaaaatatataaataaataaaaactccCAAAGATCATAATAATTTCCCGTGTGTCTTTGTACGAATGGGCTGAAAAGTTGATAGTCTTATGTGTGGAAGTCCATGTAAAAAATTCTCTTTGCTTGCGAAACCGGAGACAGGAAGAGGAGTCCTGGGCCACACTAAACTGTGCATGGGATGCGTAAGCCGAATGCACTAGTAAGCCCAGATGACAAATTAAAGGCCTACTACGAGCGCACAGGCCATGAAGGCTCACCGCTGTTGCGAATTCATCCTGTGCTGCCGAGCCCA of Phragmites australis chromosome 3, lpPhrAust1.1, whole genome shotgun sequence contains these proteins:
- the LOC133913003 gene encoding fe(2+) transport protein 1-like; its protein translation is MSPRTQLALLPLATLLLLAASPFLAYAQQTALTDPVATDASCTNPAVDGACHNVPKALRLKLIAIPTILVASVIGVCLPLFSRAVPALRPDRNLFVVVKAFASGVILATGYMHVLPDSFNNLSSPCLPKKPWGDFAFTAFVAMLAAVFTLMVDSLMLTFYNRSSKRGNTSGRRAGAAAVADHESPAHGHWHSHGHGHGDIVAAESAVVAKPEDNEASKVQLRRNRVVVQVLEMGIVVHSVVIGLGMGASQSVCTIRPLVAAMCFHQLFEGMGLGGCILQAEYGMKMKSALVFFFSTTTPFGIALGLALTKVYKENSPTALIVVGLLNAASAGLLHYMALVELLAADFMGPKLQGSVRLQLVSFLAVLLGAGGMSVMAKWA